The Hordeum vulgare subsp. vulgare chromosome 4H, MorexV3_pseudomolecules_assembly, whole genome shotgun sequence genomic interval aactcatacatcttgcgtacaatcttgccgtagctaggactctgccctctccattcgtaccctacacctctactgtcaggtttattcccacgacacACACCATTGTCATGGAACGAAGTCCACCTCCCGAACTACTGACATTTGTTGTCGGGCCACGTGCCCACCCCCCCGGTCCCCGTCGGAGACCGAGCTCGCCGCGAGGAGATCCAGCGTTGCCGCGCCCGCCTGCCTCCCGGCCTCGTCGACGACGCTAGGTATGCCATTGATTCCCTATTGTGGGACACTTGGTTCTGCGACAAGCACGACCTGTGGCGGTAGTCATACTTCGCCGAGCGTGCCACGTGCAAGCCAACCACGTGGTCGTGTGCGGATCCACGTGCTCACCCCGATGCCTTCCCCCTCGTCGTCCCCCACCTCCAGCACTTCCCatgtctgccgaggaggaggagaaactcaTGCGGCGGGTTCTTGAGGAGTCAGTCCAGGACCACGACGAGGCCCAGTGACACGGGCTCGAGGTGATGATGGCCCTCTCCGTCACGGGCGATGTTGCCATCCCCTCGAAGATGTAAGAGGTCGTTGTCGAGCTGCATTTTGCGTCAATGATGGGGCAGATATGGTCGTGGACGGACATGGTGTTGTGCACGCCAGAGTACATCTTCGTGTCGCCCTCGTGGGGTGGGAGCCGAGCCATGGTCGCCGTCCCCGCCACAGGAAGAGGTTGTGCAGGGCCCTCCGGTCATGCAACCGTCGTAGGGGCCGTTTGCTGCGTCACCTGCCCACCTCTGGCAGTCACCGCCGTACATCGACCTCAGTAGGGATGACGATGAGGAGGACATCGACGCCTGAAGATGGCGACGGCACCAAGGACAACCATAATGGCGGCATCAAGTTTTTTTTTAATGTTTTTTGAAGTTTTAAGGTAATTTTAATGTGTGGTTGGGACTTGTTTGAACGGTTTAAATATTTAGCACTGTTAAATTAagtttgtttttatatttttaaatGGCTGGCCTTTTTTATATTATGAGTCACACAAAATGCAATGCGGTTGTCCGGTTGGGTGCCCTGTGAGGAGAACAGACAAAATCAGACTAGGCCGTCCGTTTTCATTACCCAAACGAACAAAATCCAAAATAAAATGAACGCCCGTTCTAGGTAAACTGTAAAATCATCAATTAAGAAATACCTTTTTAAAGATCACTTTCATCTTCTCTAGTTGGGATAAATGGCATATTGTATGCATGTTACTTGTTACAACGTAAGAAGTTTTTCCTTTCTTTATAGATTTGTATTTTTAAAACGTTTCATCTCTTAAACCGTGGGTTTAAATCTCGAATCGTTTTTACCGTTAGGTTCCTCTCGtcaagatctttaaaactagatcctatGTTAATAACTTTTGATGAATTTTTACATGAAAAAATAGACAAAAAACCAGACGGAAAAGCCATGCCTCCCGCGAtagaaaaaagaacaaaaaaaatatgttttttttgtttttgagaggcacggccgtgcctctcgtggagccaaaaccgtgcctttcatgaaagtaaaaccatgcctctcacaaattttttttaaataatttttttttTCGTTTTCGAGAGGTACGGTTGTGCCTCTCGCGAACGCAAAACCGTGCCTgttgcaaaaagaaacaaaaacacattttttttgcatttttgaaAGGCACGGCTCGCGAACACAAAGTTGCACCTCTCAAGAAAGCAAAATCATGTCTTTcgtaaaaaataaaacaaaaaacatattttttttctttttcaagaGAGTCatggccgtgcctctcgcgaatgcaaaaccgtgcctctttaAGAAAAAACTGTGTCTCTCGCAAAAGCAAAGTCATgcctctcataaaaaataaaacaaaaaacacgtttttttacgTTTccaagaggcacggtcgtgcctctcgcgaacgCAAAATCGTGCCTTTTaagaaagcaaaaccgtgtctctcaagaaaaaacaaacaaaaaacatgttttttccgTTTTCGTGAGGCACCGTCGTTCCTTTCACGAacgcaaaaccgtgtctctcaagAAAGTAAAACCGTGCATCTCGAAAAAAAAGACAATACAAAGCACGTTTTTATTTCTGAGAGGCGCGCCGTGCCTCTCGAGAGCACAACcacgcctctcgcggaagcaaaatcgtatctttcgcaaaaaaaaaaaaacctaaAAACAAGTTTTTTCacacattttttcattttttttatcaaaATGTTAAGAAAGACCGTTGAAAACCCCAAACATAAAAATAATAATCTGAAAAGCTGAAAATGCGTGCGAAAAATAATATTAATAGAATCAAAATAAAACGCTTAGAACATGACAAGTGACGATGACTAAAAACACGCTAAATAACAACCTCATACGAGAGCGCGATCGAGTCCAGCGACCGAGCTCAGGTTTTTTCTTGAGgggttgggccggcccatgtgcgCCCCCGATTTGGATTGGGTTGGAAAAAGTGAAAAGAGTCCTCTTCACTTCAGTGCGCACGCAACCCAAACCCCTTCAGTTCACCTCGAGGATAGGATTTTGCTCGTCCCGCAAACCTCTCCGGCCATGGCCTCCTTCCCGCTGGCATCCGCCGGCCGCTCCCTCCCCCCGCAAGGCTTCCACCACCCGGCAGCCGCGACCACCCGCACCGTCTCCATCCCATCCCCCCCTGCTTCTTCAAAGGGCGCCGCCCCCCGCAGCCTCAGCGCCAGGAGCCACCGCGACCGCAGGCCAACCGTTCGACGGAACGCCGCGGAGGCCTACGTCCCGGGCTCCGGCAAGTACATCGCGCCGGACTACCTCGTGAGGAAGGTGTCGGCCAGGGAGCTGGAGGAGCTCGTCAGGGGGCAGCGGAGGGTGCCGCTCGTCGTGGACTTCTACGCCACCTGGTGCGGGCCGTGCGTGCTCATGGCGCAGGACGTCGAGACGCTCGCGGTCGAGTACGAGGACACCGCGCTGTTCGTCAAGGTGGACACGGACGAGGAGTACGAGTTCGCGAGGGATATGCAGGTCAGGGGGCTGCCCACGCTCTATTTCTTCAGCCCGGACCAGGGCAAGGACGCCATTAGGACCGAGGGGCTAATTCCGATCGAAATGGTCAGGAACATCATCGATAACGAGCTGTGAGTTCAGTTTAATGTCTCTAGTAGCTACGCTTTCTAGCCGAGTCTTGTACTAGTTCTTAGCGTTTATTTAGGCGCAGTCCGCGTGGTTGATTGGAGCTTTGTGTTGCTCCGTCCTAGGTTCCCGTGTGCAAGATCTGCATGAGCAGAATGTAGCATCATTGTTCGAACCTGAGACTAACGAATTGGTTCTCTATTGCACCATTCTTGTGTGCATTGGCATTGAAATCTTTGTTAGTTTTGTATGCACTTGATTTTGTCTTTGATCTTACTGCGTATTTCCTTCACTTTGGATGCTCTTACTGGTGGTTCCTGCTGCCGCCACACTCACGCCCCTCTCCCACAACCTCACACCGCCGCCACATCTCCTTGGCGGCCTCCGCTGATGGAGCATCAGCCACCACTAATGCCGCTGCTGTGATCCTGCCTCTCTTCTCCTTGTAGTTGTTGCAACAGGAGGACCGTGAGCCACCGCCTCCCGCACTAGACGACGATGTCTAGGCCGTCGAGGATATCGTCCTTGGTACAGGAGCAGCATGGGCTGCCGAGACGGCCGTCCATGGCGCCATCACCGTTGTCCTTCgcgccttcttggatgcaatcgcCGCCACCACTTGCCCCTGTTGACCATTTGACAAAAAGTTAGGATCCGGGGCGTCGACAATGTAAGCCTTTTTAACGTGTCGACAGTCCAAGTTTTCATTAGCATCTGTTTTCATCTGTGATAttttcatctgtcagtgaacatactTCCGTAACGTTTATTGATATTATTTGGTAATTCTTACTTTTAACTCGTATAAATGTCTTCTCAGTTACCTATCATACTGAAAGCCTAAAACTGCATTGCATAGTACTACCTCTGTAAACAaacataagagcgtttagattactactttagtgatcaaacgctcttatatttctctacggagggagtacttaattAGGCTGTGAATTTACAGCGGACACAGTAAGCAATGGCCATGTCAAGTCAATTTCTTATGAATGGCCCACCATCTACATCATCAGTTCTTAGATTCCTTCGCTTGGCCTGAATTCTTTGTGGAGAAAATGAATCCTATTTATTCTTTAGGTGACAATGCATGACAGTTCTTTCCACTCCAAAAATGATGAACTCTGGAAAGCAGTATATCTCGCTGTCCTTTTCATAGCATTACTCGTGACATATTCAATTTCTGAAGCAGTTCATCCCCTACAATGTATTTAGGTATCTTGCATTTGTGCGTAATTTGTACTACCAATCATGGCTAGATGAAATTGAGTGGAACCTACTCGTATGTTATGTTAAATTTTTAACACTGAAACCTAAGTTATTGAGAACTGTACTAACTGACGAACACTATGTTTCCAGCTCCTTATGATTGGATCTTCCCACtccaaaaatgatgaactttggAAAATGGTATATCTCACTCTCATTTTCCTCTAAAACAGTTTATTCCCTACCGTATTTAAATACCTTGCATTTGCACATATGAAAAAGATATGGTTCAGACTTGAGATGGTTTTCAAATTAACCGAGCAGTGACTAATGCGTACTGAAATATACAAGCTATAAACTTAAATCCCTTTTCCCTTTCTTGAATTTGAATAGTAATGAAACAGTAAACTACTCTAGTTTGTTATGTATTCATTTATTCAATAGCCTTTTCATTGCCTCTGAGATGGCATATGACTGACATGAGACCAAAGTAAAtttggctcatctttttactgttaTTTGTATCGATGACAACATTATACTATgtatggctttcaaagcaagactgATCGGATACTTGCCATACAAATTAAAGAATCTCTGTCTTGGGCGATGAAATTATGATGGTTCCATATACTACAGTAGCTTTGGGTGATCAGGAAACTGGTTAAAAGGGGCGAAAAGATCTTTCTGATTTCTTGTTTAAGCATGTCCCTAAAATGAGTGATCCAAATGAGGCTTTACCTTTATTGAAGCCATCTACATCTTCTTTGATGGTAATATAAATCCATGCATAGTTCATGTGAATTCCAATGATGTCTATATCCTTCAGTTCAGAAGGATAAATCTTCCGAAGtccacaaagttgttgagaccttCATGAAcaaaatcttctcaagatctatGGCCAAGCACCGGTATGGTTTTGACCCTTtggttctttttattatttcactTGCCCATATTTCCGAAACCTTTTCCCAATGGCTGAATGAACTGTATGGTGTAGGTTGCAAAGAACTTGAGAGGCTACGCTGCCCACTCTCTATCATGATGTTAGATATACATATTGTTCCAAAAAACATCATAACTATTAGATTTTCATAACATACCTAAATAGATCACAACCACTGAAAAAAATAGCGCGCTGTACCGCCGCTAATAGCGTGCCATAGCGTGTGGAGAATTGTCTCGTTAAATTGATCGATGTACATTGTCTCGCTAGTAGCACGTTATAGCACGCTAATAGCATATTTCGGTTAAATGAAAGAATCATGATACAATAAGTTACAATGGCAGTACAAACACACACATCACCACTTGAGAAGGGAGTGAAGAAGAACAATAAGCCCAATTATCCAGGCCAACCACTAGAAGCATACCCActatgaaagaaaaagataaTCACAACTTTTGCACCGCTGGAGTGGTCGAAATGATTGGTTAGCGAGCCCACCATGACATCCAGCCGTTGGTTCGGTGGACCTTCATAATCATTTACAACAACCATTTGATATTTATAGTTGTAcctaactactccctctgttccttaaTGTAAAATGTTTTTTGACACTGCACTGATGTGAAAAAACGTCCTACATTATGGGACAGAGGTAGTATATCATAGTCACCATTAAATTTCATAAATACATGAACAGTCATGGTCATCAGATCTTCATAAACTGTAAACATATCACAGCCATTAAATCCTCATACCAACACTAAACAGATCATGGCTGTTGAATCGTCACATATGTGGCTAGCATATACACCCTCCGTCCCGAAATTAATGTCGCTGACGTAGTACATTGATTGTTTTGCATTTTAGTCCTTCTTGTCTCGAATCTCTGGAAATAAAGTCCCTGTCTGCTTCCTTCCTCCTCCTACCTTCGCCCGGGTTGCCACGGCCAGCCGTCTCCAGGAGAAGGTTCTGAACCGCCGACGAGCCCGCCCATGAACAGGACCTCCGCTGTCCACCCACGAGGACCTCTGCCTCCCACCGACGAGCAGGTCCTCCGCCACCCCCCGCGCCGCGCTGGTCCACTTCAGCCGTCACGTTGTTCCGCTTCGGCCCGCCGGCTGGTTGTGATGGCGGACTGGCGGTGGTGGGCGACACTTCTGCTGCCGTGCCGCTGCTGGTTGGCGAGGCCGATGCCCTCCGTTCCCCGCCTCTGCCTCTGGTACTCCGCCTCTGATCCTGTAGCTGATACACAGTGAAATTGATCTGCAGCTCCCTTTGCCATGATCGTGTTGATCAGCAGCAGCAGAGCTCCAGTAGCAGCCCCCATGTCGCCGGTGGAGATCAGCCCGTGTTGCTGCTGCTCCTCTTCCTGTGCACATGACATTATTGCTGCTCCTCTGCCCTGCTCCTTGTGCTGCCGCAGAGCTCGTGTTCCTCAGGAAGAAGTTAAAATTCAGTTAAAATTTCAGTTTTTCAGCAATGCAGCATTGAGCCTGAACCTTTTTTGACAGTATAAGCAATGCAGTTTGACAGTATAAATGAGGTGCAATACAACATGACTTAACTTAGGGAAGCAACTGAAATTCTTTGGTGTAATTTCAGTTAACTGAAAACAACAACTCTGCAAGTTGAGGTTTAGTTTACAGGAGTATCTTGAACTTTAAAAGTGTAGTCCTAACTTGACTATTTACTGTAAGATCAAGAGCTTCATCTTGTGAAAAGTGTTCAGAACTGTAAAAGTGTTTGTGTACTGCTAATTTACTGTAAAAGTATTAATGTTCAGTTCACAGTAAATTATAATGTCAAATCAGTTGACAGTAACTGAATTTTCATGACTCCTAAATTATCTTATAACTGAATTATCTTTACCAAAGACTGAACATAAAATTCCCTTCTATAGTTGCCTACCTACACCATGTCGTGCAGCAGCGCCGATTCCTAATGGCTCAGGTCTGAAAATGCATCGCAGAGTTCACTTTCAAACTCAAATTCAGGTTCAGTATGACAAGGAATGCGACTCCAAGAGAAATGTGATTCAGGTTCAGCATGACAAAGAACACAATACCAGCAGAAATGCGATTCAGGTTCAATAGGAATGCGACTCCAAGAAAAATGTGATTCAGGTTCAGCATGACAAAGAACACAATACCAGCAGAAATGCGATTCAGGTTCAATATGACAAAGAGCAGACACCAAGAGAAATGTGATTCCGGCTGCCCATGCTCATAAAGCTCTACATTTACCGAAACTAGCTGAACGGCGCCATCTGGAAGGAGCTCGGGAGCCTGCAGAGCAATGTGGAGATCGACCTGTCAGAGAACAAGCTGACAGGAGTTCATCAACACCCTGACCGGCGCAATTCCGATGGAGTTTCAGAACCTTACCTACTTGGAGTacctgcagttgttcgacgaccaaaTCCATGGTGGCATACCTCTTTTGCTGGGGCGAGAAAGCTCAGCCACTTCTGTCTGCCCCGAGCCTCCTACGGTGGAGGGAGCGACAAGGAGGACATGTCATCGCCGCACGCGAACAAGAGACgtagcgggaggaagaagaaacgTTTTTTGGGGTGAAAGAGGGGAGATTCAGGAGGCAGGCAAGGGGGTAGGGGAGCTACGCGAGGCAGGAAGGAGCTGCGGAGGCGGCGGATGCATCGGCGAAGGAGGACGCGCGGGAGAGCAGGGGAGCAGCCGGGGTAGCTGAACAGGGGAGATCCAACGTCTGTGCTTGTGTATCTGAGCGGCGGCTTGTCGATTGGAGACGATGAGGAGTGCGGGTCGTGTCGGCGGTTTGGGGAGGGGTTTTGTGAAAAACGCCAATGCGACAAGAATtccgggacagagggagtatatgtttATATATATGACACGTATATGTTTATATATATGCTAGCATTTGGTTTCACGCTCATGCTGGCACCTATGCGTACACGAAAACGCATCACAAATACCAACTTGTTGATCACAACTCGGGATATGGT includes:
- the LOC123447754 gene encoding thioredoxin-like protein CITRX, chloroplastic → MASFPLASAGRSLPPQGFHHPAAATTRTVSIPSPPASSKGAAPRSLSARSHRDRRPTVRRNAAEAYVPGSGKYIAPDYLVRKVSARELEELVRGQRRVPLVVDFYATWCGPCVLMAQDVETLAVEYEDTALFVKVDTDEEYEFARDMQVRGLPTLYFFSPDQGKDAIRTEGLIPIEMVRNIIDNEL